One Cucumis sativus cultivar 9930 chromosome 1, Cucumber_9930_V3, whole genome shotgun sequence DNA segment encodes these proteins:
- the LOC116404130 gene encoding LOW QUALITY PROTEIN: uncharacterized protein LOC116404130 (The sequence of the model RefSeq protein was modified relative to this genomic sequence to represent the inferred CDS: deleted 1 base in 1 codon), translating into MEEQDKDMDKMRQDINNLGEQVSKILELLSAGKGKVVVETAQSSNPVQDTDDPIYPPGFTPRHMNATQSQTAQHYVAMNPLFDVPPLVPDIEQLEAQVKIQDMGQNENTPAKQKLDVLEERLRAIEGTDVYGNIDATQLCLVPGLIIPTKFKVPEFDKYDGSSCPRSHLIMYCRKMAAHIGNDKLLIHCFQDSLTGPATRWYIQLDNTHIHVWKDLADAFLKQYKHNIDMAPDRLDLQRMEKKSSESFKEYAQRWRDIAAEVQPPLTDKEMTFMFMNTLRAPFYDRMIGNATTNFSDIIVIGERIEYGIKHGRLIETSAEYGGLKKGATPKKKEGEVHAIGFPNLGNHKSTFGQRKHDQSFPSYISNVTHIPYNNYVPTHSPSGAPKLVNSNFSRPFVQGQGSKTNSETFRFDPIPMTYTELLPQLVHNRQLAPIPINPIQPPYPKCWEKPDVNNNPLPNHENSKVNAIDCFVGKCKNEVHEIRMPMETLFEGLFEAGYILTVYEGQGKDEMKDNKICTLMGEVAKKENPFLPRPLTVFYQENRNKSSSCNPKQLIVEVPSPFKFKDLKAVPWRYDCQVITGPSVDNITGISGITRSGRCYKPDNLTAPSSSLTLGQGRKSEKRNVNEHDKEQDVEMSVIAKDIECKKPVTDEAANEFLKIVKQSEYKIIEQMHNTPARISLLSLFLNSEPHRKVLLDILNKAHVGHDISVEKFSGIIGSITSSNSIVFTDDEIPPEGLGHIKALHIQVKYKDYVIARVLVDNGSALNIMPKSTLLKLPVDMSYIKSSTMVVRAFDGSRREVIGDIELPIKIGPCTFNIVFQVMEITPTYSFLLGRPWIHSAGVVPSTLHQKLKFIVGSKMICLMGEEDFLITKPISTPYVEATEEALECSFRSFEIAHATMMEATAGEVIKLHMPKVTTKRMMRVGGYGLNQSLETLLNTPSNEGRFGLGYMPNVYDKIRLQKEKKKRCLEKQGMMVFDPSLKFIPALYDTFKSAGISYSSRDSDSKHCLLTKMESLSIAAVAQEASFEDETVYACPPNFELNNWDVVDLPTFSGDFQDPNFFIDNIHKNEDVSNSSSTLDTLIYTMESDKESDDENAGRISSELLRLVEEEDKVLGPHQELVEVINLGSQEESKEVKIGTSMASETRKKIINLLREYSDIFAWSYQDMPGLNTDIVVHRVPLKPECNPVRQKLRKMKPDILIKIKEEVQKQIEVGFLIVSKYPEWVANIVPVPKKDGKVRMCVDYRDLNRASPKDNFPLPHIDMLVDNTAGYSTFSFMDDFSGYNQIKMAEEDREKTTFITLWGTFCYKVMPFGLKNAGATYQRAIVTLFHDMMHKEIEVYVDDMIAKSKANEDHTTILQKLFDRLRKYQLKLNPSKCTFGATSGKLLGFIVSEEGIKVDPDKVKAIMDMPSPETEKEVRAFLGRLNYISRFISHLTPTCEPIFKLLRKNNPGKWNEDCEEAFNKIKQYLQSPPVLIPPAPGRPLILYLTVLEGSMGGVLGQHDLSGKKEHAIYYLSKKFTDYESKYSMLERTCCALVWTAHRLRQYMLYHTTWLISKMDPIKYIFEKPSLSGRIAKWQVLLSEYDIVYVTKKAIKGSALADHLAAQPVADYEPMSVDFPDENIFLVENDATDHETWIMLFDGASNELGHGIGVVLISPKGKVFPLTAKLCFECTHNIAEYEACIMGLQAAIDMSVKKLKVLGDSMLVIHQVKEEWETRDAKLVPYSQYIAKLSQNFEKISFDHVHREDNRMADALATLAVMFNLNLEYELYPIQITKRDAPAYCMNIENDNKPWYFDIKQYIKCREYPYGASKNDKRTIKRLAMNFFLSGEVLYKRNHDMVLLRCVDVEEAKQIMIEIHEGICGTHANGHTMARQILRSGYYWTTMESDCIKYARECKKCQIYMDRIHAAASPLHVLSAPWPFSLWGIDVIGPIDPKASNGHRFILVAIDYFTKWIEAASYCNVTRGVVLKFIKKELICRYGLPEGIITDNAKNLNNKMMDELCEKFKINHRNSTPYRPKMNGAVEAANKNIKRIIEKMTTTYKDWHEILPFALHGYRTSVRTSTGATPFSLVYGMEAVLPLEVEIPSLRVLMEAKLDEAEWIRGRYEQLNFIEEKRLTALSHGQLYQKRLMRAYNKKVHPRSFREGDLVLKRILPFLKDHRGKWTPNYEGPFVVKKAFSGGALLLTNMDGVELKNPVNSDYVRRYYA; encoded by the exons ATGGAAGAACAAGATAAAGACATGGATAAAATGAGACAAGATATTAATAATCTTGGGGaacaagtttcaaaaatactgGAATTGCTTTCAgcaggaaaaggaaaagtcgTCGTAGAAACAGCACAATCAAGTAATCCGGTTCAAGACACCGATGATCCCATTTATCCCCCAGGATTTACGCCACGCCACATGAACGCTACACAGTCTCAAACTGCTCAACACTATGTTGCTATGAATCCACTTTTTGATGTTCCACCTCTTGTCCCAGATATAGAACAATTGGAAGCTCAGGTTAAAATTCAAGACATGGGGCAAAATGAAAACACTCCGGCTAAGCAAAAACTAGATGTTTTGGAAGAAAGATTGCGAGCAATTGAAGGGACTGATGTTTATGGAAATATAGATGCAACACAGTTGTGTTTAGTACCGGGTTTGATCATTCcaacaaagtttaaagttccagaatttgacaaatatgatggATCATCGTGTCCAAGGAGTCATCTTATAATGTATTGTAGAAAGATGGCAGCACATATTGGTAATGATAAATTGTTGATCCATTGCTTTCAGGACAGTTTGACTGGTCCAGCTACTCGATGGTATATTCAATTAGATAATACACACATTCATGTTTGGAAGGATTTAGCTGATGCATTTCTAAAGCAATACaaacataatattgatatggctccagatcgtttagacttacaacggatggagaagaaaagttcAGAAAGCTTTAAAGAATATGCTCAACGATGGAGAGATATAGCCGCAGAGGTTCAACCACCATTAACAGACAAAGAAATGacatttatgtttatgaataCTTTGCGGGCGCCGTTCTATGATCGAATGATTGGTAATGCTACAACCAATTTTTctgacattattgttattggtgaaagaattgaatatgGGATAAAACATGGGAGGTTAATAGAGACTTCAGCTGAGTATGGTGGATTAAAGAAAGGAGCAACAcctaagaagaaagaaggtgagGTTCATGCAATTGGTTTTCCTAATTTAGGGAACCACAAATCAACTTTTGGCCAAAGAAAACATGACCAAAGTTTTCCTTCATATATAAGCAATGTTACTCATATCCCTTATAACAACTATGTACCAACCCACTCTCCCTCTGGAGCCCCAAAACTTgttaattcaaacttttctcgACCGTTTGTACAAGGTCAGGGTAGCAAGACCAACTCAGAAACATTTCGATTTGACCCAATTCCTATGACATATACAGAGCTTTTACCTCAGCTAGTTCATAATCGACAGTTAGCTCCTATCCCAATAAATCCTATACAACCTCCTTATCCAAAATG CTGGGAGAAGCCGGATGTCAACAACAATCCACTTCCTAatcatgaaaattcaaaagtgaaTGCGATAGATTGTTTTGTTGGAAAGTGTAAAAATGAAGTTCATGAGATAAGGATGCCTATGGAAACACTTTTTGAAGGTCTTTTTGAAGCAGGATAT ATACTCACAGTATACGAAGGACAAGGAAAAGATGAGAtgaaagacaataaaatatgTACATTAATGGGTGAAGttgcaaaaaaggaaaatcccTTTTTACCAAGGCCTTTGACAGTCTTTTATCAAGAAAATCGTAATAAATCAAGTTCTTGCAATCCTAAACAACTCATTGTCGAAGTACCGAgtcctttcaaatttaaggATTTGAAAGCGGTGCCATGGCGGTATGATTGCCAAGTCATTACAGGTCCTTCAGTTGATAATATTACAGGAATCAGCGGGATAACTCGAAGTGGAAGATGTTATAAACCAGATAATTTAACAGCTCCTTCAAGTAGTTTAACATTGGGGCAAGGGAGGAAAagtgagaaaagaaatgtgaatGAACATGACAAAGAGCAGGATGTAGAGATGTCTGTCATAGCAAAAGATATAGAATGCAAAAAACCTGTTACAGATGAGGCAGCAAACGAATTcttgaaaatagtaaaacaaagTGAGTATAAGATCATAGAGCAAATGCATAATACTCCAGCTcgaatttctttattatctttgtttttaaattcagAGCCTCATCGCAAAGTGctattagatattttgaataaGGCACATGTTGGACATGACATTTCAGTGGAAAAGTTCAGCGGAATTATTGGAAGCATTACGTCTTCAAATTCTATAGTCTTCACGGATGATGAAATTCCTCCTGAAGGTTTAGGCCATATAAAAGCACTGCATATTCAAGTGAAGTACAAGGATTATGTTATAGCAAGAGTTTTAGTGGATAACGGTTCAGCTCTTAATATAATGCCTAAATCTACACTATTAAAGCTCCCAGTGGACATGTCATACATCAAATCAAGTACTATGGTAGTGAGAGCTTTTGATGGATCACGAAGAGAAGTAATTGGTGACATTGAATTACCAATCAAAATTGGCCCATGTACTTTCAATATAGTCTTtcaagtaatggagataacaCCTACTTACAGCTTTTTGTTAGGTCGTCCTTGGATTCACTCTGCAGGAGTGGTGCCATCTACATTGcatcaaaaattgaaatttattgttggGAGTAAGATGATTTGTTTAATGGGAGAGGAAGATTTTCTGATAACAAAACCGATATCAACCCCATATGTGGAGGCAACAGAAGAAGCTTTAGAGTGTTCTTTTCGCTCTTTTGAAATTGCTCATGCAACTATGATGGAAGCAACTGCAGGTGAAGTAATAAAGTTACACATGCCTAAAGTTACGACAAAAAGGATGATGAGAGTTGGAGGATATGGTTTGAATCAAAGCTTGGAAACACTTCTAAATACACCAAGCAATGAAGGGAGATTTGGTTTGGGTTATATGCCAAAcgtatatgataaaattaggcttcaaaaagaaaagaagaaaaggtgtTTGGAAAAGCAAGGGATGATGGTGTTTGATCCAAGTCTAAAATTTATACCAGCATTATATGATACTTTCAAGAGTGCTGGTATAAGTTACTCATCACGTGACTCTGATTCAAAACATTGTTTGTTAACAAAGATGGAGAGTTTATCAATTGCAGCAGTGGCACAAGAAGCATCATTTGAAGATGAAACAGTTTATGCATGTCCACCTAATTTTGAGCTTAACAATTGGGATGTTGTAGACCTACCTACATTTTCTGGAGATTTTCAAGA tccaaactttttcatagacaACATTCATAAGAACGAAGATGTTAGTAATTCCAGTTCTACCCTTGATACCTTAATATACACTATGGAATCTGACAAAGAGAGTGACGATGAAAATGCTGGGAGAATATCCTCAGAACTGTTAAGattagtagaagaagaagataaggtCTTAGGTCCTCACCAAGAGCTAGTTGAAGTAATCAATTTGGGTTCTCAGGAGGAATCAAAAGAGGTAAAAATTGGCACATCAATGGCCAGTGAAactcgaaaaaaaataatcaatttgttACGTGAGTACTCAGATATTTTTGCTTGGAGTTATCAGGATATGCCGGGGTTAAATACGGATATTGTAGTACATCGTGTTCCTTTGAAGCCAGAATGCAATCCAGTAAGACAAAAGCTACGTAAAATGAAGCCTgatatattgattaaaataaaagaggaagtacaaaaacaaattgaagtAGGATTCCTCATAGTCTCCAAATATCCTGAATGGGTGGCAAACATTGTTCCAGTACCTAAAAAAGACGGAAAAGTGAGAATGTGTGTGGACTATAGAGATTTAAATCGAGCTAGTCCAAAAGATAACTTCCCTTTACCTCACATCGACATGTTGGTGGATAACACTGCAGGATATTCAACTTTCTCCTTCATGGATGATTTCTCAggatataatcaaatcaaaatggctgaagaagatagagaaaaaacaacattcattACCCTTTGGGGAACATTTTGCTACAAAGTAATGccttttggtttgaaaaatgCCGGGGCAACATATCAGCGAGCAATTGTTACACTTTTTCATGATATGATGCATAAGGAAATAGAGgtgtatgttgatgatatgattgcAAAATCCAAAGCAAATGAAGATCATACAACTATACTTCAAAAATTATTCGATCGGTTGAGAAAgtatcaattgaaattaaatccaTCCAAATGTACATTTGGGGCAACCTCGGGAAAACTGTTGGGATTCATTGTCAGTGAAGAAGGGATCAAAGTAGACCCAGATAAAGTGAAGGCTATCATGGACATGCCATCCCCTGAAACGGAAAAAGAAGTTCGAGCCTTTCTTGGAAGACTGAATTACATATCCAGATTTATCTCACATTTGACCCCAACTTGCGAACCAATCTTTAAGCTTTTACGTAAAAATAATCCAGGAAAATGGAATGAGGATTGTGAAGAagctttcaacaaaattaagcaatATCTACAAAGCCCACCTGTATTGATACCTCCAGCTCCAGGACGG CCGTTAATCCTATACTTGACGGTTTTAGAAGGTTCTATGGGTGGTGTTCTAGGACAACATGACTTATCAGGGAAGAAAGAGCatgctatttattatttaagcaAAAAATTCACCGATTATGAGTCGAAATACTCAATGTTAGAGCGAACTTGTTGTGCTTTGGTATGGACCGCTCACCGTTTGAGGCAATATATGTTATATCATACGACATGGCTTATTTCAAAAATGGATccaataaaatacatttttgagAAACCGTCATTATCGGGTAGAATTGCAAAGTGGCAAGTTTTGTTGTCAGAGTATGATATTGTTTATGTTACTAAAAAAGCAATAAAGGGAAGTGCGCTTGCTGATCATTTAGCTGCCCAACCAGTAGCAGATTACGAGCCAATGAGCGTTGATTTTCCTgatgaaaacatatttttagttgaaaatgaTGCTACGGATCATGAGACTTGGATTATGCTTTTTGATGGTGCCTCAAATGAGTTGGGACATGGGATTGGAGTTGTACTAATTTCCCCAAAAGGAAAGGTATTTCCCCTAACAGCTAAGTTATGTTTTGAATGCACTCACAATATCGCTGAATATGAAGCTTGTATTATGGGACTTCAAGCAGCAATCGACATGAGtgttaaaaagttgaaagttttggGTGACTCAATGCTAGTAATACATCAAGTCAAGGAAGAATGGGAAACAAGAGATGCTAAATTGGTGCCTTATAGCCAATACATTGCaaaattatctcaaaattttgagaaaatttcatttgacCATGTTCATAGGGAAGACAATCGAATGGCAGATGCATTAGCCACCCTGGCAGTCATgtttaatcttaatcttgagtatGAGCTTTATCCAATCCAAATTACGAAAAGAGATGCGCCGGCATATTGcatgaatattgaaaatgacaaCAAGCCATGGTATTTTGATATCAAGCAATACATAAAGTGTAGAGAATATCCATATGGAGCTTCAAAGAATGACAAGCGCACAATAAAAAGGTTGGCcatgaactttttcttaagtGGTGAagttctttataaaagaaaccatgATATGGTACTCCTTCGGTGTGTTGATGTGgaagaagcaaaacaaattatgataGAAATTCATGAAGGAATATGTGGAACACATGCTAACGGACATACTATGGCCAGACAAATACTTAGATCTGGTTATTATTGGACAACGATGGAATCAGACTGCATAAAATATGCAAGAGAATGTAAAAAGTGTCAAATTTATATGGATAGGATTCATGCAGCAGCATCTCCATTGCATGTCTTGTCAGCACCATGGCCATTTTCTTTGTGGGGAATTGATGTTATTGGACCCATTGATCCTAaagcctcaaatggtcatcgTTTTATTCTTGTAGCCATTGATTACTTCACTAAATGGATAGAGGCGGCATCTTACTGCAATGTTACAAGAGGAGTGGTGCTCAAGTTTATCAAAAAAGAGTTGATCTGTCGTTATGGTCTACCAGAGGGTATTATTACAGATAATGCCAAGAAccttaataacaaaatgatggACGAACTTTGTGAGAAATTCAAGATCAATCACAGAAATTCGACTCCATATCGCCCCAAGATGAATGGGGCAGTTGAGGCagccaacaaaaatattaaaagaatcatTGAGAAGATGACAACAACATACAAAGATTGGCATGAAATACTACCGTTTGCATTGCATGGATATCGCACATCAGTTCGTACTTCAACAGGGGCAACaccattttctttggtttatgGTATGGAAGCTGTCCTACCTTTAGAAGTTGAGATACCTTCATTGAGAGTTCTCATGGAAGCTAAGTTAGATGAAGCTGAATGGATAAGAGGTCGTTATGAGCAGTTGAatttcattgaagaaaaacgTTTGACAGCATTAAGTCATGGACAACTTTACCAAAAAAGACTAATGCGAGCATACAATAAAAAGGTACACCCTCGAAGTTTTCGAGAAGGAGATTTAGTGTTAAAAAGGATACTTCCATTTCTAAAGGACCATCGAGGAAAATGGACTCCTAATTATGAAGGTCCGTTCGTGGTAAAAAAGGCATTTTCAGGAGGAGCTTTACTTTTAACCAATATGGATGGTGTTGAGTTAAAAAATCCGGTGAATTCAGATTATGTTCGAAGATACTATGCGTGA
- the LOC101208350 gene encoding vesicle-associated membrane protein 713: MGILYGMVARGPVVLAEFSSTQTNASAIARQIMEKMKQGDDDSNASYSHDRYIFHIKKTDGLTVLCMADEASGRRIPFAFLEDIHQRFVKTYARTILSAPAYAMNDEFSRVLSQQMDHFSNDPNADRLNRLKGEMSQVRNVMMDNIEKVLERGDRLTLLVEKTTNIQGNAVRFRRQSRRYRNTLWWKNFKLTCSLMLIFPIVLYIMLAFFCKGPLLPSCLN, translated from the exons ATGGGGATTCTCTATGGAATGGTCGCCAGAGGACCCGTTGTTTTGGCAGAGTTCAGCTCTACACAGACGAATGCAAGTGCTATTGCGAGGCAGATCATGGAGAAGATGAAACAAGGAGACGATGATAGCAATGCTTCCTATTCTCATGATCGGTACATCTTTCATATTAAGAAGACTGATGGCCTCACCGTTCTTTGTATGGCCGACGAAGCCTCCGGAA GGAGAATTCCTTTTGCATTTCTAGAAGACATTCATCAAAGATTTGTAAAGACCTATGCTCGCACAATTCTCTCAGCTCCTGCATATGCCATGAACGATGAATTTTCAAGGGTTCTAAGCCAACAGATGgaccatttttcaaatgatcCAAATGCAGATAGGCTAAACCGCTTAAAAGGTGAAATGAGTCAG GTGAGGAATGTGATGATGGATAATATAGAGAAAGTGTTGGAAAGAGGTGACCGGTTGACTTTGCTGGTGGAGAAAACCACAAACATTCAAGGAAATGCAGTTCGATTTCGAAGGCAATCACGACGCTACAGAAACACCTTGTGGtggaaaaactttaaactcaC ATGTTCATTGATGCTCATTTTCCCGATCGTCCTTTACATCATGCTAGCATTCTTCTGCAAAGGGCCGCTACTGCCGTCTTGCTTGAATTAG
- the LOC101209318 gene encoding uncharacterized protein LOC101209318: MSWFFKSFQATDDGISTQSHFNASSSPSECVRFTTADDPSVDNDFSAFGETLSRQLRGFANFLAPQPSPTPTVVSAADSSYSSSNSSSPSQTLQGIRNDLAEIGGGLRNGFSMLSVNGNKAVGEISRFAANLLPFRKRSADYEEDDELEDEAIDDTPGITNEVLNFVNDISLRPKYWMNFPLALDEADFKMSDVQRIHISTVEQLVPSISALKIKLQSFMSNEIFWMIYFILLLPRFNQSDFELLATSEIVEARNILLDKLQRKEKPQVNSENSYDNNVVCDTQQKEENTVSEEKRNSTQIIEGLETEDGDRGNTNQRLAKRDSEIYKAAKKRVIRVEDVSFSDIEEEDDERNHSQRISSSTESSDWVQLHESQDSKEGGDSSDWFDVDEFD; encoded by the exons ATGTCTTGGTTTTTCAAGTCTTTCCAAGCCACCGATGATGGTATCTCAACGCAATCGCACTTTAACGCTTCTTCTTCGCCATCGGAATGCGTTCGTTTCACCACTGCTGATGATCCTTCTGTTGACAACGATTTCTCCGCATTCGGTGAGACGCTGAGCCGTCAGCTACGCGGCTTCGCTAACTTTCTCGCTCCACAACCGTCGCCGACGCCGACTGTCGTTTCTGCCGCTGATTCTTCCTATTCGAGTTCGAATTCTTCGTCACCGTCTCAAACGCTTCAGGGAATTCGCAATGATCTCGCTGAGATTGGCGGTGGCTTGAGGAACGGCTTCTCGATGCTCTCTGTTAATGGCAACAAGGCTGTTGGAGAGATTTCCAGGTTTGCTGCTAACTTGCTACCGTTTCGGAAACGTTCTGCCGATTATGAAGAAGACGACGAATTGGAAGACGAGGCTATTGATGATACACCGGGAATCACGAATGAGGTTCTAAATTTTGTGAACGATATTTCTTTGCGGCCGAAGTACTGGATGAATTTTCCTTTGGCGCTTGATGAAGCAG attttaaaatgtctgaCGTTCAAAGAATACACATTTCAACTGTTGAGCAATTGGTTCCAAGCATATCAGCTCTTAAAATAAAGCTTCAGAGTTTCATGAGCAATGAAATATTCTggatgatttattttatactcTTGCTTCCAAGATTCAACCAATCTGATTTTGAGCTTCTCGCAACATCTGAA ATTGTCGAAGCAAGAAACATACTTCTGGATAAACTCCAAAGGAAAGAGAAACCACAAGTGAATTCTGAGAATAGTTACGATAACAATGTGGTTTGTGACACCCAACAAAAGGAGGAAAATACGGTATCCGAGGAAAAGCGAAACTCCACTCAAATAATTGAAGGATTGGAAACTGAGGATGGAGATCGAGGGAATACCAATCAACGATTGGCAAAGAGAGATTCAGAAATTTATAAAGCCGCCAAAAAAAGGGTTATTAGGGTCGAAGATGTCTCATTCAGTGATATAGAAGAAGAGGATGATGAGAGAAACCACTCACAAAGGATTTCTTCATCAACCGAATCTAGTGATTGGGTTCAGCTGCATGAAAGTCAAGACTCAAAAGAAGGTGGGGATTCGAGTGATTGGTTTGATGTGGATGAATTTGATTAA